From the genome of Cedecea lapagei, one region includes:
- a CDS encoding TonB-dependent receptor family protein, producing MENDATGQVLPYGLLCLALCLAYGSEVRAAEETMVVRAEGEREKFRRLAPDYSQEKRKLEQIAGGSNLVAIDEENRLATLQDALDYQPGVLIQNFFGGLDQPRLNIRGSGVQSAPLSHGVLLLQDGLPATDADGSFHISTLDMREARLVSVRRGANSIHPQSNSLGGEMDLISYTGRDENGRVRYEYGSFGREGFQGALGGVNEEYGVDGRLAVTLDRFAGYRRHSASQRKTVRSNLGYRVDNFENRTWFGWTDLRFDVAGPVSPAVLKKDPKAVYPLVNLRDPHRSVQQARVANRSSWQDDNQWLDIGLWYIKTHDNFITPANYRLSSSDSEGVQLNYALETGPITWRASTAWDHMNLDRTLLQNRRGTAADKKSIGSYKGRAENVYGTLGAGWQMSSTLLLNLDLKGSHARRDVNAKKAGNSLDQSWTFWTPKAGLIWQAAENQRLFANVSASYEPATFNQIINSGNGELTRLDPQRGLTWEVGGEGQVFTGMNWQLTLYRSMIKDEYITTYDPQGNAVGVFNYAAKTRHQGLEAGLTGLVPAGPGDMEYRLSWTWNDFRFMGGEYNRKYIAGIPRNMVAGEVLYKWGGWSVGPNLHWSPTDAAVDHGNHLNIQRRERYAVLGLKASYKDSGGWSTYLALDNLTNKRYATTSVANRSVSENDSTLFPGMGFSVNGG from the coding sequence ATGGAAAACGACGCTACCGGGCAGGTGTTGCCCTATGGACTACTCTGCCTGGCGCTCTGCCTGGCCTACGGGAGCGAGGTCAGGGCCGCAGAGGAGACGATGGTTGTCAGAGCGGAAGGCGAGCGAGAGAAGTTTAGACGGCTCGCCCCGGACTATTCACAAGAAAAGCGGAAGCTGGAGCAGATTGCCGGGGGCAGCAATCTTGTGGCTATTGACGAAGAGAACCGACTGGCCACGCTGCAGGACGCGCTGGATTATCAGCCCGGCGTGTTAATCCAAAACTTCTTTGGCGGGCTGGATCAGCCGCGCCTGAATATCCGCGGCTCCGGCGTTCAAAGTGCGCCGCTTTCACACGGCGTGCTGCTGCTGCAGGATGGCCTGCCGGCAACGGATGCCGACGGCAGTTTTCATATCAGCACGCTGGATATGCGTGAGGCACGGCTTGTCAGCGTGCGCCGCGGCGCCAACAGTATTCATCCTCAAAGTAACAGCCTCGGCGGCGAGATGGATCTCATCTCCTACACGGGGCGGGATGAGAACGGGCGAGTCCGCTATGAATACGGTTCATTCGGGCGGGAAGGTTTTCAGGGAGCGCTCGGCGGCGTAAATGAAGAGTACGGCGTTGATGGCCGGCTGGCCGTCACCCTGGATCGCTTTGCCGGTTATCGCAGGCACTCCGCCTCCCAGCGAAAAACCGTCAGGAGTAACCTGGGCTACCGCGTAGACAATTTTGAAAACAGAACCTGGTTTGGCTGGACCGATCTGCGTTTTGACGTCGCGGGTCCCGTTTCACCGGCGGTATTGAAAAAGGATCCTAAAGCTGTTTATCCGCTGGTTAACCTGCGTGACCCGCACCGCAGCGTTCAGCAGGCCAGGGTGGCAAACCGGTCAAGCTGGCAGGACGATAACCAATGGCTGGACATCGGCCTGTGGTACATCAAGACCCACGATAACTTTATTACTCCGGCTAACTATCGCCTCAGCAGCAGTGATTCTGAGGGCGTACAGCTGAACTACGCGCTGGAAACAGGACCGATAACCTGGCGGGCCTCAACGGCATGGGATCATATGAATCTTGATCGCACCCTTCTTCAGAACCGTCGCGGCACTGCCGCGGATAAAAAAAGTATCGGCAGCTATAAAGGCCGGGCCGAAAATGTTTACGGGACGCTGGGCGCAGGCTGGCAAATGAGCAGCACGTTGTTGCTTAATCTCGATCTAAAAGGCAGCCATGCACGCCGGGATGTTAACGCCAAAAAAGCAGGAAATTCACTGGATCAAAGCTGGACATTCTGGACGCCCAAAGCAGGCTTGATCTGGCAGGCAGCCGAAAACCAACGATTATTTGCCAACGTCAGCGCCAGCTATGAACCGGCAACGTTTAATCAGATCATCAACTCGGGTAACGGCGAGCTGACACGGCTTGATCCCCAGCGAGGCCTGACCTGGGAGGTCGGGGGAGAAGGGCAGGTCTTCACCGGCATGAACTGGCAGCTGACGCTTTATCGCAGCATGATTAAAGATGAATACATTACCACCTACGATCCACAGGGTAATGCGGTAGGGGTGTTCAATTATGCGGCGAAAACGCGCCATCAGGGGCTGGAGGCAGGGTTGACCGGCCTTGTGCCTGCCGGACCGGGGGATATGGAGTACCGTCTATCATGGACATGGAATGATTTCCGCTTTATGGGCGGCGAGTACAACCGCAAATACATCGCGGGAATTCCCCGCAATATGGTGGCCGGTGAGGTGCTGTATAAATGGGGCGGCTGGTCTGTGGGGCCAAACCTTCATTGGTCGCCAACCGATGCGGCCGTCGACCACGGTAACCATCTCAACATTCAGCGGCGCGAGCGTTATGCGGTGCTGGGGTTGAAAGCCAGCTACAAAGACAGCGGAGGCTGGTCAACCTACCTTGCTCTGGATAACCTGACCAATAAGCGCTACGCCACAACATCCGTCGCCAATCGCAGCGTTTCGGAAAATGACAGCACCCTCTTCCCCGGCATGGGGTTCAGCGTGAATGGGGGGTAA
- the rne gene encoding ribonuclease E, with translation MKRMLINATQQEELRVALVDGQRLYDLDIESPGHEQKKANIYKGKITRIEPSLEAAFVDYGAERHGFLPLKEIAREYFPSNYASHGRPNIKDVLREGQEVIVQIDKEERGNKGAALTTFISLAGSYLVLMPNNPRAGGISRRIEGDDRTELKEALSSLELPDGMGLIVRTAGVGKSAEALQWDLSFRLKHWEAIQKAAENRPAPFLIHQESNVIVRAFRDYLRQDIGEILIDNPKVLELARQHIAALGRPDFSSKIKLYTGEIPLFSHYQIESQIESAFQREVRLPSGGSIVIDTTEALTAIDINSARATRGGDIEETAFNTNLEAADEIARQLRLRDLGGLIVIDFIDMTPVRHQRAVENRLREAVRQDRARIQISHISRFGLLEMSRQRLSPSLGESSHHVCPRCSGTGTIRDNESLSLSILRLIEEEALKENTKEVHAIVPVPIASYLLNEKRDAVSAIEKRQGGVRAIIVPNDQMETPHYSVLRVRKGEETQTLSYMLPKLHEEEMAMPSDEEYTERKRPEQPALATFVMPEVPPAPQETAAAQPVVTAAKPAAVKPKADAAEQPGLVSRFFSALKKLFAGDTAVAEVKEVKEEKAAGSDNQRQDRRNNNRRQNNRRDRGERNERGDRNNRDRDNRENRNNRDDRNGEVREAREPREGREDNRRNRRNGQQQNVESREVRQNVAAPVDDAEKPQKSRDEQQPRRERNRRRSDEKRQAQQEVKALQQDNVVEQEAEQEERTQVMQRRKPRQLSQKVRFESADAPAVEETQIAQASTELATIPLPAVVDEAVNVEHQDENADNRETAGMPRRSRRSPRHLRVSGQRRRRYRDERYPSVSPMPLATACASPELASGKVFITYPVARSHDQVAQEEVFQSHEEVQHTNVAEAAAAEAVAPVADVQIGEPVKAEETVVAPVAVETAHPEVIETPVTEQPQLIAAADEVVAEEIVEQAEPVEEEAVQPVAEVSEPAPAAVEAPAAVVEEVKPVVEAAPAVEASPVKQEVKAEAPVAAKHATAPMTRAPAPAYTPEAPRNSEWVRPSFDFSGKGSAGGHSASHQATAPATRPTKAD, from the coding sequence ATGAAAAGAATGTTAATTAACGCAACTCAGCAAGAAGAGTTGCGTGTCGCCCTTGTAGATGGGCAGCGTCTGTACGATCTGGACATTGAAAGCCCGGGACACGAACAGAAGAAAGCAAACATCTATAAAGGCAAAATCACCCGTATTGAACCTAGTCTGGAAGCGGCGTTTGTTGATTATGGCGCAGAGAGACACGGTTTCCTTCCTCTGAAAGAGATCGCCCGCGAATACTTCCCTTCGAATTACGCTTCCCACGGCCGCCCGAACATCAAAGACGTTCTGCGCGAAGGCCAGGAAGTGATCGTCCAGATTGATAAAGAAGAGCGCGGTAACAAAGGCGCAGCCTTAACGACCTTTATCAGCCTGGCGGGCAGCTATCTGGTGCTGATGCCAAACAATCCTCGCGCTGGCGGAATTTCTCGCCGCATCGAAGGGGATGACCGTACCGAATTAAAAGAAGCGCTTTCTTCCCTTGAACTGCCGGACGGTATGGGCCTTATCGTCCGTACCGCAGGCGTGGGTAAATCTGCAGAAGCGCTGCAGTGGGATCTGAGCTTCCGCCTGAAGCACTGGGAAGCTATCCAGAAAGCCGCTGAAAACCGCCCTGCTCCGTTCCTGATCCACCAGGAAAGCAACGTTATCGTTCGCGCCTTCCGCGACTACCTGCGCCAGGACATCGGCGAAATCCTGATCGACAACCCGAAAGTCCTTGAGCTGGCTCGTCAGCACATCGCCGCGCTGGGCCGTCCGGATTTCAGCAGCAAAATTAAGCTCTACACCGGTGAAATCCCGCTGTTCAGCCACTACCAGATTGAGTCGCAGATCGAGTCCGCTTTCCAGCGCGAAGTTCGTCTGCCGTCCGGTGGCTCTATCGTTATTGATACCACCGAAGCCCTGACCGCCATCGACATCAACTCCGCGCGAGCAACCCGCGGCGGCGATATCGAAGAAACCGCCTTCAACACTAACCTTGAAGCGGCCGATGAAATTGCACGCCAGCTGCGCCTGCGCGACCTTGGCGGCCTGATCGTTATCGACTTCATCGACATGACGCCGGTTCGCCACCAGCGCGCGGTTGAAAACCGTCTGCGTGAAGCGGTACGCCAGGACAGAGCGCGTATTCAGATCAGCCACATTTCGCGTTTCGGCCTGCTGGAGATGTCGCGTCAGCGTCTGAGCCCGTCTCTCGGCGAGTCCAGCCACCACGTCTGCCCTCGCTGTAGCGGTACCGGCACCATTCGTGATAACGAATCCCTGTCGCTCTCCATTCTGCGCCTGATTGAAGAAGAAGCGCTGAAAGAGAACACCAAAGAAGTTCACGCTATCGTCCCCGTGCCGATTGCCTCTTACCTGCTAAACGAAAAACGTGATGCGGTAAGCGCGATTGAAAAACGCCAGGGCGGCGTGCGCGCGATTATCGTGCCAAACGATCAGATGGAAACACCGCATTACTCCGTGCTGCGCGTGCGTAAAGGCGAAGAAACCCAGACTCTTAGCTACATGTTGCCTAAGCTGCATGAAGAAGAGATGGCGATGCCTTCCGACGAAGAATACACCGAACGTAAGCGCCCTGAGCAACCTGCTCTGGCTACTTTCGTCATGCCGGAAGTGCCGCCTGCCCCTCAGGAAACTGCTGCCGCTCAGCCTGTCGTTACGGCCGCTAAGCCAGCCGCAGTGAAGCCTAAAGCGGATGCCGCAGAGCAGCCAGGCCTGGTTAGCCGCTTCTTCTCAGCGCTGAAAAAACTCTTCGCCGGCGACACCGCCGTGGCCGAAGTGAAAGAAGTGAAGGAAGAAAAAGCCGCGGGCTCTGACAACCAGCGTCAGGATCGCCGTAATAACAACCGCCGTCAGAACAACCGCCGCGATCGTGGCGAGCGTAATGAGCGCGGAGACCGCAACAACCGCGATCGCGACAACCGTGAAAATCGTAATAACCGCGACGATCGGAACGGCGAAGTTCGTGAAGCTCGCGAGCCGCGTGAAGGCCGTGAGGATAACCGCCGCAACCGCCGTAACGGGCAGCAGCAGAATGTGGAATCCCGCGAAGTTCGCCAGAACGTTGCAGCCCCGGTAGACGATGCGGAGAAACCGCAAAAGTCCCGTGACGAGCAACAGCCGCGTCGCGAGCGCAACCGCCGCCGCTCTGATGAAAAACGTCAGGCGCAGCAGGAAGTGAAAGCGCTGCAGCAGGATAACGTTGTTGAGCAGGAAGCCGAGCAGGAAGAGCGTACTCAGGTCATGCAGCGCCGCAAACCGCGCCAGCTGAGCCAGAAAGTTCGCTTCGAATCTGCTGATGCGCCTGCTGTAGAAGAGACGCAGATCGCTCAGGCAAGCACCGAACTGGCAACGATTCCGCTGCCAGCGGTAGTAGATGAAGCTGTTAACGTAGAGCATCAGGATGAGAACGCAGACAATCGTGAAACTGCCGGTATGCCGCGTCGTTCACGTCGCTCACCTCGTCACCTGCGCGTGAGCGGCCAGCGCCGTCGTCGTTACCGTGATGAGCGTTACCCGTCCGTGTCTCCAATGCCGTTAGCCACTGCGTGTGCATCCCCGGAACTGGCATCAGGTAAAGTGTTTATCACCTACCCGGTTGCTCGCTCCCACGATCAGGTTGCTCAGGAAGAGGTCTTCCAGTCGCACGAAGAAGTTCAGCACACTAACGTTGCTGAGGCAGCGGCCGCTGAAGCCGTAGCCCCTGTTGCCGATGTGCAGATTGGCGAACCCGTGAAAGCTGAAGAAACCGTTGTGGCGCCTGTTGCAGTAGAAACCGCGCATCCGGAAGTCATCGAGACGCCGGTGACCGAACAGCCACAGCTGATTGCGGCAGCGGACGAAGTCGTCGCCGAAGAAATCGTTGAACAAGCTGAGCCTGTAGAGGAAGAGGCCGTTCAACCGGTTGCGGAAGTCAGCGAACCGGCTCCGGCTGCTGTAGAAGCGCCTGCCGCGGTCGTAGAAGAGGTGAAACCTGTTGTTGAAGCGGCCCCTGCTGTAGA
- the rluC gene encoding 23S rRNA pseudouridine(955/2504/2580) synthase RluC: MKTETPSVKIVAISADEAGQRIDNFLLARLKGVPKSMIYRIVRKGEVRVNKKRIKPEYKLEAGDEVRIPPVRVAEREEEAVSPHLQKVAALSDVILYEDDHILVLNKPSGTAVHGGSGLSFGVIEGLRALRPEARFLELVHRLDRDTSGVLLVAKKRSALRSLHEQLREKGMQKDYLALVRGQWQSHVKVVQAPLLKNILQSGERIVRVNSEGKPSETRFKVEERYEFATLVRCSPVTGRTHQIRVHTLHAGHPIAFDDRYGDREFDKQLAGTGLNRLFLHAAALKFTHPNTGEVIRIEAPMDDRLKHCLKALRRVS, translated from the coding sequence ATGAAAACAGAGACTCCATCAGTAAAAATCGTTGCAATTTCGGCCGACGAAGCCGGGCAGCGTATCGACAACTTTTTGCTCGCCCGCCTGAAAGGCGTGCCAAAAAGCATGATTTATCGCATCGTGCGAAAAGGCGAAGTGCGGGTTAATAAAAAACGCATTAAGCCCGAGTACAAACTGGAAGCCGGAGATGAAGTTCGTATCCCGCCGGTGCGCGTTGCTGAGCGTGAGGAGGAGGCCGTCTCTCCGCACCTGCAAAAAGTCGCCGCGCTGAGCGACGTCATTCTCTATGAAGACGACCATATCCTGGTGCTAAACAAGCCTTCGGGCACCGCGGTCCACGGCGGCAGCGGCCTGAGCTTCGGCGTGATTGAAGGCTTACGCGCCCTGCGCCCGGAAGCGCGCTTCCTGGAGCTGGTGCACCGCCTTGACCGCGATACATCCGGCGTTCTGCTGGTGGCTAAAAAGCGTTCGGCGCTGCGATCTCTTCATGAGCAGCTGCGTGAGAAGGGAATGCAGAAGGACTACCTGGCGCTGGTTCGCGGCCAGTGGCAGTCGCACGTTAAAGTGGTCCAGGCGCCGCTGCTGAAGAACATCCTGCAAAGCGGGGAGCGTATCGTCAGGGTCAATAGCGAAGGCAAGCCGTCAGAAACGCGTTTCAAGGTTGAAGAGCGTTATGAGTTCGCTACCCTGGTGCGCTGCAGCCCGGTCACCGGCCGTACTCACCAGATTCGTGTTCATACTCTACACGCCGGGCATCCTATCGCCTTTGACGATCGCTACGGTGACCGTGAGTTTGACAAGCAGCTCGCGGGCACCGGGTTAAACCGCCTGTTCCTGCATGCCGCCGCGCTGAAGTTTACCCACCCGAATACCGGGGAGGTGATCCGCATTGAAGCGCCTATGGACGATCGGCTTAAGCACTGCCTGAAAGCTCTACGCCGCGTTTCCTGA
- a CDS encoding Crp/Fnr family transcriptional regulator, protein MTIVKNALLEKKARQALRATALFGDLSEEEIGRLTVNSEHQQYQTRETIRREGDRLFHCPCILSGQIEVFRHTWFGEEKIFGIFGKYDVVAIAAVFMPHNRYPMTLRARGPVEVLLLGRNEILEVCLGNPRLMQRMLVHFSSKLYELINHIDWLTSSSAEQRLAAWLIELQRQQEGPQIHLPLSRAQLAARLGIRYETLSRLLSGWRRKGVIEVQPGFVTIRNGEYLSELSAPARRMF, encoded by the coding sequence ATGACAATTGTCAAAAACGCGCTGCTGGAAAAAAAAGCCCGTCAGGCGCTACGCGCTACTGCGCTTTTCGGCGATCTATCGGAAGAAGAGATCGGGCGGTTAACCGTCAACAGCGAACATCAGCAATACCAGACCCGAGAGACGATCAGACGTGAAGGCGATCGGCTGTTTCACTGCCCCTGCATCCTGTCCGGGCAAATTGAGGTTTTCCGGCATACCTGGTTTGGGGAGGAGAAAATCTTCGGCATCTTTGGCAAATATGACGTCGTCGCCATTGCGGCTGTGTTTATGCCGCATAACCGCTACCCGATGACTTTGCGGGCCCGCGGCCCGGTAGAGGTGCTGCTGCTGGGCCGAAATGAAATCCTTGAGGTCTGTCTGGGGAACCCCCGGCTGATGCAGCGCATGCTGGTCCACTTCAGCAGCAAGCTCTACGAACTTATCAACCATATTGACTGGCTAACCTCCAGCTCGGCGGAGCAGCGGCTGGCCGCGTGGCTTATCGAACTCCAGCGGCAGCAGGAGGGTCCGCAGATCCATCTGCCTCTGTCCAGAGCTCAGCTGGCGGCAAGGCTTGGGATCCGCTATGAAACGCTGAGCCGCCTCTTGTCTGGCTGGCGGCGCAAGGGGGTGATTGAGGTGCAGCCGGGGTTCGTGACCATCAGAAACGGAGAGTATTTATCTGAGCTCAGCGCCCCGGCGAGGCGCATGTTTTGA